A section of the Meles meles chromosome 8, mMelMel3.1 paternal haplotype, whole genome shotgun sequence genome encodes:
- the LOC123949881 gene encoding olfactory receptor 4C11-like, with amino-acid sequence MELNSSVNAFILFGLTRNVLKEEVVFVVFFFLYLVTLMANLLIMMTIRYSRTLGSPMYFFLFYLSFADTCFSTTTAPRLIVDSVSEKKVISYNECMTQIFAFHFFGCLEVLVLVLMSLDRYVAICKPLRYTTIMSHRVCGTMVNLAWGVSFIHSSSQIFLALKLPFCGPNVIDHYFCDIPTLLKLACMDTHLINLLVAFSSGAICMVSFIALLTSYIFILHSLNNQSAEGRKKALSTCTSHIIVVILFFVPCIFTYTRPVTTFPVDKMVAVFYTIGTPMLNPLIYTLRNAEVKNAMWKLWCNKL; translated from the coding sequence ATGGAGTTGAATAGCAGTGTGAATGCGTTCATTCTCTTTGGGTTAACACGGAATGTTCTGAAGGAGGAAGTCGTGTTTGTGGtcttcttttttctgtatcttgtaACTCTGATGGCAAATTTACTGATTATGATGACCATAAGATACAGCCGGACACTTGGGagccccatgtacttcttccttttctacttATCCTTTGCTGATACCTGCTTCTCAACAACCACTGCTCCTAGGTTGATAGTAGACTCTGTATCTGAGAAGAAAGTCATCTCCTACAATGAGTGCATGACCCAAATTTTTGCATTTCACTTCTTTGGGTGTTTGGAGGTCTTGGTGCTGGTCCTCATGTCCTTAGATCGCTATGTGGCCATTTGCAAGCCCCTGCGGTACACAACTATCATGAGCCACCGTGTCTGTGGTACAATGGTGAATCTGGCCTGGGGGgtatcttttatccattcatcatcacAGATTTTCTTGGCTTTGAAACTACCATTCTGTGGACCCAATGTTATTGATCATTATTTCTGTGATATACCAACTTTGTTGAAACTTGCATGCATGGACACTCACTTAATTAATTTACTCGTAGCTTTTAGTAGTGGGGCCATCTGCATGGTAAGTTTCATAGCCCTGCTTACctcttatatttttatcttacatTCTCTGAATAACCAGAgtgcagaaggaagaaagaaagcccTCTCCACCTGCACATCCCACATTATCGTGGTCATCTTATTCTTTGTCCCATGTATATTCACATATACTCGTCCTGTAACTACATTTCCAGTGGACAAGATGGTGGCTGTGTTTTACACTATTGGGACACCCATGCTCAACCCTCTGATTTACACTCTGAGAAATGCAGAAGTGAAAAATGCCATGTGGAAGTTATGGTGCAACAAACTCTGa